TGGGATAAGACAGAGGGGAAAGTCAACGCAGTCGCGTGGCGGCAGAGCCCAGGCAGTCAAACCCGCTGCGCGCAGCACCGTCGTACCCAGCGGCAGGGGCAGCACAAGCCACGGTCGCGTGCACCCGCGTCCGCTTGGGGAGTTACCTGCTAGCGCAACGCAGCGAGCTCAGATGAAACCGCTGCTCCCGAGGAAGGCTTGGCCACCGCCGGTTGACGAACGCACGCCACGTCTCCAAACATTTAAGCTGTAGCCTGCTCAGAAGCGTGGTGCTCCaagaaaagttttcttctttAACCACCCAGCCAGGGAACCGCCTGTGAACAGCCTGCAGCCAGCAGGGACCACCGTCCTGCTTGCCAAGCGGTCCGCCTGTTATCGAGAGCCCACACACGCCCTGCGTCAGGACAGAAACACAGGCAGATGGACACCAGTTCAATGCccagtttgtgcttttttttaaaatcactcaGAAAcccagtagattttttttcccctctttggaaTAGTGACACTAGTTTATTTGGGTTTTGCGATGGATCTGCTTCTTGCATGTTTCGTACGCAGAATTATTTTATGGGCATGATTAAGACTGCCATCAATAAAGTTGACGGAAGACatcttttttccccatgaaagAGTAGACAAACACAACTTGTGCTGGCTGACTGCAAAGTCACTGTGTAAGCAGTCTACAGCAGATGGTGTCTAGACATTTAGCATCACCAGATGTTCCAACTTTACATGGAAGTTAACTTCCATGTTCTAGAGTAAAGAGAGCTAATGAGCACTGGGAGTAGAAAAGGGTAATTAGTGCTTATGCATGAACACAAATATAGAGGCTGAGTCCTCTTCCTTAATGTTTCACTCTGATCTACAAACTGACATTCAGAGCTTGAGCCATTTGTGCTACTTAAAAAATCGATTTTATTACCAGACTATCTGAATACTGGCATCTAGATAAAAGAAGTTACCTTAGTATcctaaataaaatgcaaattttccCCAAAACAACAATCATATCAAATAGAGCTCACAGTAACAGCAGCTCTTAACCTGCAGTTTCAGAACCAGCAGTAACCAAGAAACAGCTATGGAACACATTTATTTTCTCCCACTTTTCAAAAAGTATGCTcactttttgtatttctaaagaaCAGATGCAAACAGGAGTCTGGCAGGACCCTGGGGTAGCTGCTTATATGAATACACCAATTTCAGTGAAGCTTTTGAAAACTTCAGCATATTCGCCCCCCACCTCCTTTTTCTTAAAGTCTCCAGAATTTTTGGCCAAACACAGAAACTAGTACTTCCTCTTCAAGTACCACAGGAGGCCAGGCCCATTTCAGGCAGTTACCCATTTGCTCGGGCttgggctttcccctctcccatgCTGTAGCGGAACGAGACCAGGCAGGTCAGCCTTGGGCAAAGAAGTTACTTTGTGAGAAACTTCTGATGGGAGCCGAGATCTTTTTATGCTGCATTAGCAGTTTTCAGATCCAAGGGGACTCCCGAGTTAATGCCGAAGACACAAGGATAGTAGACACTTACCCTGCACCTTTAGGCTTCAGATTTTTGCATCGCTACTATCTGAGCAACTGCTGAAGGAAGCGAATCaaatccctcctcccccttttcccCCATCTCAGTACACTTCCCTtcacctgcagctgcagccacaaCTCTTGTCAGCAAGGTAATTCTATGCTTACAGGTTTGGGTTGTACCCACACCCAATGCCACTGCACAACAGCTGAACACGGagaaatccccattccccccagCACAAGGGTGAGCTTCCAGCAACAACCTGATTCATACATCTTAAACCCTGAACCAGCACAGCTGACACTAATTTAAGCCAGATCAGTTTCCCAAGCACAGTAACAGTAAGAGCTATCAAATTGTGGCAGCAcaaccacagccccagcccagccccagcagccagccagcagcacaggGGGATGCTGCACATTTATGTTGCCAGAGACTTCCCACAAATCTACATGGAAATCCATCAGCTTTGCACACGCCAGCACAGCTGAACAGGAAGAGCTGGGGCAGAGTCACCAGCTGCACCCCTGCTGTGGGAGAACACTGAGCTAAGGTACATATGACTCAGTGGACTTCTCAGCCTGCAAACCACAGGGAGAAGTTGCAACCGGGAGCTCAGCTCACTGATTTTTAGAGCAGTTTACTAGCAATAGGACCAGTTACAAGAAGCCTCCTTcttcccaccaccaccctcctgCTGACAGTAATGAGGGGAAGaggaccccccctcccccaagctgCATCACCCTGGGTATGCTCTTACTTGTCCTGCTTTATACTTCTAGCACTACCAGGCCCAGCTCTGATGAGGGAGAGAACAGacaacagcagctggaggaggtgctctAACAAGGACAGGCTCTACCTCCCCCATGAGTGCCGACACGAAAGCTGGAACTAGAGTTCCCTTCTGTAGCTTGGGAAGGGCGGCTCCTTTACAGCTGTTTGCTCAGTCAGCTGCTTGTCCCACTAAGCTTCACACAGATGTCTGTGCTCATTTATTGCAACTGTTACCTGTGTCAGAAGTATAACCGCTTTACTAGCGCCCCCTGCTATGAAGCACAAAGAATCAGTGAGGTTACCTCTAGATTAAATTTCGAATGTTTCATTTGTGGTAGAAGCACTTCCATATCCCAGTAATAAGCAAAGGTCAAAGTAAATGCATCTAAGAAAACTATTTTTGGTAGCATTAGTAAATTTGACATTCAACGGGCAGTAAAAAAAgccttatattttatttcttgtaaaaATCTTTTAACACATGCAGACTAAAACCAGTGTAAGAAAGTATCCACCATCGTTTAAACAAATAACTATACTTAAATATAAGTGTCTGCAATTGGCTCATATAAAAATAAGGTACGTTTTGCTCTTTACAGAAATCCTTTCTCCAGTTCTCATATTGATAAACAATACACAACTCTAATACATACAATTTAACCTGATCATTGTTTTCCATCAATTCGATACTGCTAAGGTATTATGTGCAAAAGTTGGTAacggtttttttttccccccaaaagaaaaacattctacGTGTTTTAGAAAATTAGATATTGGGCTTTAAATTAATCAAATCCTAATCGGTTTCTTTGTTCTCAAGTAAGAGTCCATTTACTGTATTATATACAGGCTCAACTAGAATCTGGTGCAGGCTCAAAACTCAGCGTCTGTGTCTGCTGTGTCCCGAACGACTGCTGCTATGGTGCTTGCCTTTATGAGATCTCTCAAAGGAGCGGGATCTTTCACGCCTGTCTCTGTGGTGTCCCCGCTCATGCCTGTGTTTCTTGGCAACATCAGAATGATCCCTGGATTTGCTCTGCGAACGCGAAcgagattttttccttttgtgaccATGTCTATTTGCGCTCTTCAACTCTTCCCTGCTATGCTTGGTTTTCAGGTGTGGTGAGCCATGATTGTGATGTCTGCGAGGACTGCCGCTGTGGCTGCGCGACCTGCTTCTTGATCTTGAACTGTATGTCCCAGACAGACTCCGCCTATTATTGTAGCTTACAGAAAAATGTTAAGAAGTTGAAATGTTTatttctgacagaaaaagcaaagcttCCAAGTTACTGGAAGAAATTATGAGAGACCTTCTCCCAAAGGGGTATTTATGATGAATGATAGTGACATTCCCAGAACATGCCTTTGCGATgagttcctttaaaaacaaaaggccaaaaccaaaccccaaaccagAATGATATTGCCTTTAGTAATTTCTTTCTACTTTGTTAAGAACCTTCCCCTCAACATCAGCCTGAAAATTGGATACTGCCTTTTTCCTTCAGTGATTTGAGTCAGTAATACTTAGGGGAACATTTTATTGAGATCCAAGTTGGCAGTTCCCACATTAGATATCCATCTGAGGATTCTTGAACAACACCAGCAACTATCACTGTGTCATCTGCTTACTGACAGTTCCCCATCTCTTCCCCGGCCACAGTAAGAGAAAGCACTAAAGAGCCAGACAGTGCATCACTTAACACCCATCCGCACCGAAAGGACGCGCTGCTCCCACACATTTGGAAGAAAGCTGCAACATATAAAGTCTGCTTCTTCCTAGGGCCTTCATCACTACTTTAAGAACTGACTGAATTCTGTGAGAAGGTTCTCGTTTACAACAAATACCTTAACAGGTATTCGTTTAACAGGTTACGACCGCCTTACACTCCCTCCACCATAGACCACTGTGACAGACTACACCTTTCTCTGAACACACACTTCAGTATACTCTTAAGCATTTTGACTTTTACACTGACTGCACAGTTACCAACAGAACTGTTTAGTATCAAAAATCAGGAGTAGAGTGTGACTTAAGACTCACACACttgctggccagcagcaggtgcttAGGACAAGCATCTTAACAAGGAAAACAGAGTGGTCTCATTTCTTTGACATAAAAAGTACTTCTGAAATATCCCAGAGAACCGACTGggacaagaaacaaaaaacccacttacTGCCTCCTAGGAGTGTGAGATCGAGACCTTGACTTTGTTCTTGACCTAGATCGACTAGCACTTCTGCTGCTCCtacttctcttgctttcttttctcatgctttgagggggaagaaaaaagacacCAAAAAACAAAGTTACACTTTTGTGTTCCTTTATGAAAACAACAAGTACTTTGGAAGTACTTCACTGTATTGCAGTTGAGAAACCCTTTTTACAGGAGCCTTCTCTTAATCTGAGAGATTTTTACTTACCCATTGTAAGGGCTCTTTGCAGCTTGCTGCCTTTCTTCTGGCTCTTTTTTAATGGTTTTGGTATTCAGAGATACTGGACTCTTCTCTTCAGTCTTTATTTCTCTTGGGGAAGCTAAGAATTAAATAATTCAAGATCAGGTAGGTATCTCACAGGCTTTATCATAAATGTACTGTATTCTTTATGCACCTTTATGAATATCTGCATAAAATGTAAATATGAACTCAACAGCTACTACTTCATCCCCTCTTTACATTTATTGTTCGCTtctagaaaataattttggaGTGCCCATCAGTAGACTCAGTCTTTTTAAGCCAGCTGACTGAACAGATACCAATATATTTGACTTAGTGAAACAATTTTTGTATTCACTATCTTTTGCTCAAGAATATATTAAGAGTTGAAACAGAGCATgagatttcttcctcctttctatcTAGCAGGAACAGCAGACTATTTCACCAGTAAGATCTTCTGCATCTACACCATTCTTCTCAAAATTTGGAGGAGGTTGGGGGAAGGATACTGAGCCTTGCTGCTTGGCTTGAAGGTCACATTTGGGCCCCGGTAGACCAAGTCTCAAGTGCTACGATATAAAAATCTGAGTTTATGGTCCCACAAATACACAACAGAACTTGTTACCTTGACTATTCATTTCCAATATGATAGAAAGAACTGAGACTGAAAAGCAGAATTACAGATTTCATTTCTAGATTAATGGTacaaaaaataatgaataaagaaaaaattttCTAGTTCATAGTCCACACCAAGACAACCCAAGGAAAAAGCGTCAGCTAGGTAAAAACCTTGTATTTGGAAGGCCACCACTTGTTACACCAAGTACATTGCAAAGCCAACCTGTCTATATAGACAGAAGGCTGATGTAACCAAAAGATGGATTATTTTCATGGAAGAGTTACTACATAAGAACTACACTTTTGTATCCGGCCTGCTGACAGTAAGACCGAAGTGCAGCATTATGACTTAGTCTGCAGCTTCTCCATTTAATAGGGCCCAGAGGTTTTAAGTAAAAATACTGAAAGTCAACATTTTGTCAAAAGCTTTCCCTCAGCCTGTCAGCTACTAAAGAGACCTTGCAAAACCCCACCTGCTTTCCATAGGTCCTATTTTCACTCAAACTCTTCTGCTTAAGGTCCCccttttggggaggggaagggcaggTGAGGGCTTTCATCCTTCAGTGAGAAGTTTACACAGGCCAGCTCAAAGACCTCTGGAAGCTCAGACATGTAGTTCTCAGAGAAGTGACTGTTACAAACAGATACTGTTTTCTTGGAGTATATTCTCAAGTTCCTCCAGAGACCACACAAGAAACCTGTGCCTGTGCCTTCTGTGTTACCTATCATCACTGGAACAAAGCCCACCGTACCCTTTATGTCTGCTGCTAGTTTACAGATCAATAATAGTATTAGGAAGTAAAAGTGCCAAGgcaaaactttttcttctttagatCATTAAAGTTCAGACAGCTTTACTGACTGATTCGAGATACATGCTATAGTAATTTCTTTGCTGTAATGCAAAACCAGCACTGTTTGAGACTTTCCTTCTCCATTTCCTGACTGTTCTCACCCACGAGTTGTGCTCCTCCATTGTactggagcaggagggaaccctaCCTCCTGCCAAAACCCTCCAGGGAAAGTTTTCAGAAATACCTGCTGTAAAAGGAATCAAAGGCAATTATAACACCCCTAACCCCCTTCCCCAAAAAAAGAGACCAAGTTCAACAAATCTCTTCATAACACAGTAAGTTCCAGTATTTATTACTTAGAGAGACATTAATGGTATGATCCCTTAACAGAATTATTTTATGAAAAAGTGAAGCCTCTACAGTGTTCCTCTGATTTGTTATTTCAAGATATCAATAACTGGTTTTAAAATTAGTGTTTAAAATAGTAAGACTTGTCTTGTTTCCTAGTTCTACAAGAAAGCTAAACTAACAATTCAATGAGCAAGCCTACATTTAAATACATCAGGACACAGATTATTCAGAATACCAAAAAAGAGTGTGATGCAAGTTTCTGTAGAGAGAACAAACTTACATGGTTTGGATGCAGGAGAAAAGCCACCCAGTGTTGAGAGTGCTGGAGTTCCATCAGGATTTAAACCTTTTGCCTTCAGTTTAGCTTCTTGTAGtgccatttttctcttttctacttCTTTATCCAGCAATTCATAATTGGGCTGTTAAAGAGCAACAGAGTGGTAAGAATTTGAACTAATACAATTCACATTTTAATCTTATTTCTCAAAAATATTCAAGCACTTTTTAATCATCTATCCAGTAACGTGACTAGCTTGTCATTCATTCTCATTCATTCATTCCCCTACAGAGGGGAGTATTCACACAGTGGAGCCTTTCAGGCTGGTGGATTTGTATGCAGGTATTCCCAAACAGCGAGACAACCATAAGGCAGCTCAAGCGGTATTGAACAATGaattggaaaaaacaaacaaacttcaaaGTTACCTTCTTTCTTGTATAGAGCTTAAGAGTTGTTAAGCATATCTCCTGAATCTCTTCCTCTGTGGTACCAAAGAGCAAGAACCAGTGAGGACGGGTAGGCAGTGgaatctgaaaataaaactaaGTGTTAATAGATATGACAGACAaggctttattttaaatgttttcactAATATTTTCTGGAAACCAATTTACTAGCAGTAAAAACCAATGCTAAAAAATTAAAGATAGGTTAACACTTACCTGCAGAGCTCTAGCAGCAAGATAAATGCAAGCACATGCTATAGTCTCTGGCTGAAAACGAACAAATACATTTGTTCGAAGGCTGTCGTTCATGTAATtcctaaaaaaaaagttcatgaaaGGTTGGATCTCGGGTTTTTGTCCTTTTAATTTAGAGGATAATACTGGAGACTCAATtgactttattattttttcttttaatataataaGCATTTGGT
The sequence above is a segment of the Apteryx mantelli isolate bAptMan1 chromosome 9, bAptMan1.hap1, whole genome shotgun sequence genome. Coding sequences within it:
- the CCNL1 gene encoding cyclin-L1, which encodes MASAVAHPAPPAAAAATAAPPAAAAAAAAPGILIGDRLYSEVSLTIDHSLIPEERLSPTPSMQDGLDLQCETDLRILGCELIQAAGILLRLPQVAMATGQVLFHRFFYSKSFVKHSFEIVAMACINLASKIEEAPRRIRDVINVFHHLRQLRAKRTPSPLILDQNYINTKNQVIKAERRVLKELGFCVHVKHPHKIIVMYLQVLECERNQTLVQTAWNYMNDSLRTNVFVRFQPETIACACIYLAARALQIPLPTRPHWFLLFGTTEEEIQEICLTTLKLYTRKKPNYELLDKEVEKRKMALQEAKLKAKGLNPDGTPALSTLGGFSPASKPSSPREIKTEEKSPVSLNTKTIKKEPEERQQAAKSPYNGMRKESKRSRSSRSASRSRSRTKSRSRSHTPRRHYNNRRSLSGTYSSRSRSRSRSHSGSPRRHHNHGSPHLKTKHSREELKSANRHGHKRKKSRSRSQSKSRDHSDVAKKHRHERGHHRDRRERSRSFERSHKGKHHSSSRSGHSRHRR